The following are encoded together in the Humulus lupulus chromosome 5, drHumLupu1.1, whole genome shotgun sequence genome:
- the LOC133780433 gene encoding protein LURP-one-related 8-like: MSRIHPADESKKYCQKYWLNHGLNNHVDNDQGLSVLTVWKRSSMSFQGTDGFTVFNNHGRLVFRVDNYSRKNSCVKGGLVLMDGTGKPLLTLKPQIFSIQYQWNAYRGSEESSPKSNKVFSMRSKSSLLFTNMDKNAEAEVFFEREDQNQKASQQKSDFRIEGCFWRRNCKIRNRNGEVVAHIARKKVNDRVLLGDDVFSLVVQPGFDAQLIMSFVIILDRICGKPYAPVLCS; the protein is encoded by the exons ATGTCGAGAATACACCCAGCTGATGAGAGTAAAAAATATTGCCAAAAGTACTGGTTAAATCATGGTCTTAATAATCATGTCGATAATGATCAAGGGCTCTCAGTGCTCACCGTGTGGAAGAGATCGAGTATGAGCTTCCAGGGGACTGACGGCTTCACTGTGTTCAACAACCATGGTAGATTGGTCTTCCGAGTTGATAACTATTCAAGGAAAAACTCCTGCGTTAAAGGAGGCCTTGTTCTCATGGATGGAACTGGCAAACCATTGCTTACTCTGAAACCTCAG ATATTCAGCATCCAATACCAGTGGAATGCATACAGAGGATCAGAAGAGAGCAGTCCAAAATCAAACAAAGTGTTCTCAATGAGAAGCAAGTCATCACTGCTTTTCACAAACATGGATAAAAACGCAGAAGCAGAAGTATTCTTCGAAAGAGAGGATCAGAATCAGAAAGCTAGCCAACAAAAATCCGATTTCAGAATCGAAGGCTGCTTCTGGAGGCGCAACTGCAAGATCAGGAACAGAAATGGGGAGGTGGTAGCCCACATAGCCAGAAAGAAAGTAAACGACAGAGTGTTGCTCGGCGACGACGTTTTCAGCCTTGTCGTTCAACCGGGATTTGATGCTCAGTTAATTATGTCGTTTGTAATTATATTGGATCGTATTTGTGGGAAGCCATATGCCCCAGTTTTGTGTTCTTAA